A genomic segment from Chitinophaga flava encodes:
- a CDS encoding Crp/Fnr family transcriptional regulator yields the protein MYNNLFAYINRYISSPLKREEEALIEAAFQPKKLRKKQYFLQEGAVCKYVGFIVKGAMRQYSVDEKGVEHIVHLYIENYWASDRESSIMLTPSKYNIDAWEDTELLIITRAEMLDLMGKIPALVEMIRLMDERNAIANQRRLNATISNTAEKNYEEFAENHPQFIQRFPQHIIASYLGITKETLSRIRKQAKK from the coding sequence ATGTACAATAATCTTTTTGCTTATATCAACCGGTATATTTCATCACCACTTAAACGTGAAGAGGAAGCCTTGATTGAAGCCGCTTTTCAGCCTAAAAAACTGAGAAAGAAACAATACTTTCTGCAGGAAGGTGCTGTATGTAAATACGTTGGTTTTATTGTAAAAGGTGCTATGCGGCAATACAGCGTAGATGAAAAAGGCGTAGAACATATCGTACATCTGTATATTGAAAATTATTGGGCATCCGACCGTGAAAGTTCTATTATGCTTACCCCTTCTAAATATAATATTGATGCATGGGAAGATACGGAGCTACTCATTATCACTAGAGCAGAAATGTTGGATTTGATGGGAAAAATACCCGCCCTGGTTGAAATGATACGATTAATGGATGAGAGAAATGCCATTGCTAACCAACGCAGGCTAAACGCTACCATTAGTAATACCGCTGAAAAAAACTATGAAGAATTTGCCGAAAACCATCCACAATTTATACAGCGGTTTCCGCAACACATTATTGCTTCTTATTTGGGTATCACAAAGGAAACTTTAAGCAGAATCAGAAAACAAGCAAAGAAGTAA
- a CDS encoding DUF2911 domain-containing protein: MKKTVITLTVLLMAVAAHAQFNSVPSGGNKTASVSEGIGITQVVINYSRPGVKNREGHIWGEVVHKGFADLGFGSSKAAPWRAGANENTTISFSTDVKVNGQPLPAGTYGFFVAYDPDESTLIFSKNASSWGSFYYDPKEDALRIKVKPVAADKSVEWLKYEFTDQTPTSATVALEWEKQVIPFRIDVDLIKTQITSFRKELRGSSGFIWQTWNSAASFCVQNNTNLEEALLWADTATSVSTGGTNSFQAWSTKAAILDSLGRREEAMAVMKKALPYGDVNELYYYARNLAHLKKGKEAFDIFKMDYDKYPNEFLTNAGMARGYSALGDYKKALGYALKARAQAPDLPNKNRLEQMVKTLQEGKDIN, encoded by the coding sequence ATGAAAAAAACTGTCATTACTCTTACGGTCCTTTTGATGGCCGTTGCAGCCCATGCCCAGTTCAACAGTGTACCTAGTGGCGGTAATAAAACAGCTTCCGTCAGCGAAGGTATTGGTATTACACAGGTGGTCATTAATTATAGCCGGCCTGGCGTTAAGAACAGAGAAGGTCATATCTGGGGGGAGGTAGTTCATAAAGGTTTTGCTGATCTCGGCTTTGGGTCTTCCAAGGCAGCACCCTGGCGGGCCGGTGCGAATGAAAACACCACTATCTCGTTCTCTACTGATGTGAAAGTGAATGGGCAGCCACTACCCGCCGGAACTTACGGCTTCTTTGTAGCCTATGACCCGGATGAGAGTACCCTGATCTTCTCCAAAAACGCCAGCTCCTGGGGTAGCTTCTATTACGACCCTAAAGAAGACGCCCTGCGCATAAAAGTGAAACCTGTTGCCGCAGATAAAAGTGTGGAATGGCTCAAATATGAATTTACTGATCAAACACCCACCAGCGCTACTGTTGCATTGGAATGGGAAAAACAGGTCATTCCTTTCAGGATAGACGTTGACCTGATAAAAACGCAGATAACCTCTTTCCGTAAGGAGCTGCGTGGCAGCAGTGGCTTCATCTGGCAAACATGGAATTCGGCGGCCAGTTTCTGTGTACAAAACAATACGAACCTCGAAGAAGCCCTGTTATGGGCTGACACCGCCACCAGCGTGAGTACTGGTGGAACCAACAGCTTCCAGGCCTGGAGCACCAAAGCCGCCATCCTCGATAGTCTCGGCCGGAGAGAAGAAGCGATGGCTGTCATGAAAAAAGCCCTGCCCTACGGTGATGTCAATGAACTGTATTACTACGCCAGAAATCTTGCACATCTCAAAAAAGGAAAAGAAGCATTTGACATCTTTAAAATGGACTACGATAAATACCCCAACGAATTCCTTACCAACGCCGGTATGGCCCGTGGATATTCTGCACTCGGCGATTATAAGAAAGCCCTGGGCTATGCCCTGAAAGCCCGCGCACAGGCGCCTGATCTGCCTAACAAAAACCGGCTTGAGCAAATGGTAAAGACCCTCCAGGAAGGAAAAGATATTAACTGA
- a CDS encoding DUF2784 family protein, giving the protein MLYPFLNYFFFLFHTLLMLFNTVGWMFRATRKWNLVTLLVTAFSWFVLGIWYGWGYCFCTDWHWKVREHLGYHDHSDSYVHFLLLKLTGINFNPRLVDYVTLIVFLISLIMSLWLNFRKRKS; this is encoded by the coding sequence ATGCTGTATCCGTTCCTCAATTATTTTTTCTTTTTGTTTCACACGTTGCTGATGTTATTTAACACAGTAGGCTGGATGTTCCGGGCAACCCGAAAATGGAACCTGGTCACCCTTTTAGTGACAGCCTTCTCCTGGTTTGTATTAGGGATCTGGTATGGCTGGGGGTATTGCTTCTGTACAGACTGGCACTGGAAGGTACGCGAGCATCTCGGATACCACGACCATTCAGATTCTTATGTTCATTTTCTGTTGCTAAAACTTACCGGCATTAATTTCAATCCCCGTCTGGTAGACTATGTTACACTTATTGTATTTCTGATAAGCCTGATAATGAGCCTGTGGCTGAATTTCAGGAAACGGAAAAGCTGA
- a CDS encoding FAD binding domain-containing protein, with translation MKIIIIGGSIGGLSAGIALDCKGYDVEIYERSAGRMQDRGAGLVIQPDMIDYLQEHRIAAKEIFGIPAYERQVLNSNGHPSYTFKNDTSFTSWNYIWQQLKDYFPENRYFFGHQLEKIEEKDNQVTVTFANGVEKTADLVVGADGYSSVTRAHFLPESVPAYAGYVAYRGLIPESKMTDEEIAFFENKFSIYPYQHSHLLCYLVPGTKGELNRGQRLYNWVWYLNKSEQQLNEILTDKDGKKRLYAVPPAFLSNKSINDLHQLANEELPAILRDRVLQTENPFVQVIVDLAVPQMYSGRIVLLGDAAFVVRPHTASGTAKAYRDAIALADSLYYHKDDIDSALPHWNELQIREASHLIQYGKQLALRSGLGG, from the coding sequence ATGAAAATAATAATCATAGGAGGCTCCATCGGCGGACTCAGCGCAGGCATTGCACTTGATTGCAAGGGATACGATGTTGAAATTTATGAACGCTCCGCAGGCCGTATGCAGGACAGAGGTGCAGGATTAGTTATTCAGCCGGACATGATAGATTATTTGCAGGAACACCGTATTGCCGCAAAAGAAATTTTTGGTATTCCGGCATATGAAAGACAGGTGCTAAATAGTAATGGGCATCCGTCTTACACATTTAAAAACGATACTTCATTCACCTCCTGGAATTACATCTGGCAACAACTCAAGGATTACTTTCCGGAGAACCGGTATTTCTTTGGTCATCAATTGGAAAAGATAGAAGAAAAAGACAATCAGGTAACGGTAACTTTTGCCAACGGTGTTGAGAAAACAGCCGACCTGGTTGTTGGTGCAGATGGATACAGCTCTGTAACGAGAGCACATTTTTTGCCGGAATCTGTACCTGCTTATGCAGGTTATGTTGCATACCGTGGGTTGATACCGGAAAGTAAAATGACCGATGAAGAAATTGCTTTTTTTGAGAATAAATTTTCCATCTATCCTTACCAGCATTCTCACTTGCTCTGTTACTTGGTGCCAGGTACAAAAGGAGAATTAAACAGAGGACAACGCTTATACAATTGGGTTTGGTATCTTAATAAATCAGAACAACAATTAAACGAAATCCTAACAGATAAAGACGGCAAAAAGAGACTATATGCTGTGCCTCCTGCTTTCCTGAGCAACAAATCCATCAACGACCTTCATCAACTTGCAAACGAGGAACTTCCTGCCATTCTCAGAGACAGGGTACTTCAAACCGAAAATCCCTTTGTTCAGGTAATTGTAGACCTGGCTGTTCCCCAAATGTATAGCGGACGTATTGTGTTGCTCGGCGATGCGGCTTTTGTTGTAAGGCCCCATACCGCTTCCGGCACTGCTAAAGCTTATCGTGATGCTATCGCACTGGCGGATAGTTTGTATTATCATAAAGATGATATTGACAGCGCATTGCCTCACTGGAATGAGCTGCAAATAAGAGAAGCATCCCACCTCATACAGTATGGCAAACAATTGGCGCTAAGAAGCGGGCTTGGAGGATAA
- a CDS encoding antibiotic biosynthesis monooxygenase, whose amino-acid sequence MHSPMEKDGAAVVISHQVMEGKYQEYEDWLNEIGPLCRSAVGHLDWHIIRPITGLTYLYTIIVRFDTIDHLKLWIESPARKRLIEKIRPVLVTDDNYHIKTGLDFLFTPENDKVKPPVRWKQFLVTWSAIYPLTTIIPLILVPVLRFLKVPHIRFIDSFFVSGVIVLLMVYLVMPRYTKWIRKWLYK is encoded by the coding sequence ATGCATTCTCCTATGGAAAAAGACGGTGCAGCGGTGGTGATATCGCACCAGGTTATGGAAGGAAAGTATCAGGAATATGAAGACTGGCTGAATGAAATAGGCCCGCTTTGCAGAAGTGCTGTTGGACATCTTGACTGGCATATTATCCGTCCGATTACCGGTCTTACCTATTTATACACCATCATCGTACGGTTTGATACAATAGACCATCTGAAACTTTGGATAGAATCTCCTGCCAGGAAACGCCTGATTGAAAAAATCCGTCCGGTCCTGGTGACAGATGACAATTATCATATAAAAACCGGGTTGGATTTTTTGTTCACACCGGAAAATGACAAAGTAAAACCACCTGTCCGGTGGAAACAGTTTCTTGTAACATGGTCGGCAATTTATCCTTTGACCACCATTATTCCGCTGATTTTAGTACCGGTATTAAGATTCCTGAAAGTACCCCACATACGATTCATTGATTCGTTTTTCGTTTCGGGCGTTATTGTGCTACTGATGGTTTATCTGGTAATGCCCCGTTATACCAAATGGATCAGGAAATGGCTTTATAAATAA
- a CDS encoding RNA polymerase sigma factor — protein sequence MEDKMLLLAIAEGDETAFVRLFEKHRAKVYFAAQKLLKSDINSKDVLQEVFTTIWLNRESLHEIENFNAYLHTMVRNNIYSRLRRKKAEVKVIRTIHENSADVDSSTEESIKLHDLQASLSQAARLLTPQQKHVYHLSRTAGFSHDEIAAQLKISKETVKKHIMAANKIVQTFLRDQSFLLVIFLCVCDYTNNFGEFDPHSHESHALSNETNILTSNTLDDTIVF from the coding sequence ATGGAGGATAAAATGCTTTTGCTTGCAATAGCGGAGGGTGACGAAACTGCATTTGTAAGACTATTTGAAAAACATAGGGCGAAAGTATATTTCGCTGCTCAAAAACTATTGAAATCAGACATCAACAGCAAAGATGTCTTGCAGGAAGTATTTACGACCATTTGGCTAAACCGGGAATCGCTCCATGAAATTGAAAACTTCAATGCCTACCTGCATACCATGGTGCGCAACAATATTTATAGTAGGTTAAGAAGAAAGAAAGCAGAAGTAAAAGTTATCAGAACGATTCATGAAAATAGCGCCGATGTAGATAGCAGCACGGAAGAATCCATTAAGTTGCACGACCTGCAGGCCAGCTTATCCCAGGCAGCCCGCTTATTAACCCCTCAGCAAAAACATGTGTACCATTTAAGCAGAACAGCAGGATTTAGTCATGATGAAATAGCTGCACAATTAAAGATCTCCAAAGAAACCGTAAAGAAACATATTATGGCTGCCAATAAAATTGTACAAACCTTTTTACGGGACCAAAGTTTCTTGCTGGTAATCTTCCTATGCGTTTGCGACTACACAAACAATTTTGGTGAATTTGATCCACATTCTCATGAAAGCCATGCTCTTTCGAATGAGACTAATATATTGACTTCAAATACGTTAGACGACACCATCGTTTTCTAA
- a CDS encoding FecR family protein, producing the protein MQDRLLELFHKYVNDSCSEEELSELFELFSLTGNEITVKELIAQTIEDIDQYPVQISTFLSTADAENILREILSNTADVTTETNIQRRALFSRWWHWAAAAMVAALVGLSGYYYAHHSGNMPLARITPSDLNTTSGSNKATLTLSNGQTIALDSAQNGLLATQGQGRVVKTQTGEIIYSAEEKKDEKLLYNNISTPRGGQYSLQLSDGSKVWLNAASSIRFPVAFTTGERKVYITGEVYFEVKHLIGNHDQPVSFIVEADNNSATNAGYRVEVLGTKFNINTYSNEPFVSTTLLEGKVRVHADKTLQSQVLLPDQQVNINRKGEMNLNKTIDVNAVVAWKNGYTQFSSVPLSAVMRQIERWYDVNVQFEDHVTDIKFTGKLKRNENLSEFLKILDLNNIKYEISNSTIIIKNQ; encoded by the coding sequence ATGCAGGACCGATTGCTGGAATTATTCCATAAATATGTGAATGATAGTTGTTCTGAGGAAGAACTATCGGAATTATTTGAATTATTTTCCCTTACCGGAAATGAAATAACGGTAAAAGAGCTGATTGCGCAAACCATTGAAGATATTGATCAATATCCGGTACAAATAAGTACATTTTTAAGTACCGCAGATGCCGAAAATATATTAAGAGAAATTCTTTCCAACACAGCCGACGTCACTACTGAAACCAATATACAACGCAGGGCATTATTTTCCAGATGGTGGCACTGGGCAGCGGCAGCAATGGTCGCGGCGCTTGTTGGCTTGTCAGGCTATTATTACGCTCACCATTCCGGTAACATGCCATTAGCCCGGATTACACCTTCTGATCTGAATACCACCAGTGGAAGTAACAAGGCTACCCTTACCCTCAGCAATGGCCAAACCATCGCATTGGATAGCGCCCAAAACGGATTGCTTGCCACGCAGGGACAAGGACGTGTTGTAAAAACTCAAACCGGTGAAATCATCTATAGTGCAGAAGAAAAGAAAGATGAAAAATTATTATATAACAACATCTCCACTCCTCGTGGTGGCCAATACTCCCTGCAACTATCAGATGGCAGTAAAGTATGGTTGAATGCTGCTTCTTCCATCAGATTCCCGGTAGCTTTCACTACCGGAGAACGAAAGGTATATATAACAGGAGAGGTATATTTTGAGGTGAAACACCTGATTGGCAATCACGATCAACCTGTATCGTTTATTGTTGAAGCAGATAATAATTCAGCAACCAATGCCGGCTACAGGGTGGAAGTTTTAGGAACCAAGTTTAATATTAACACCTACTCCAATGAACCGTTTGTAAGTACCACCTTACTGGAAGGAAAAGTAAGAGTACACGCGGATAAGACCCTACAATCCCAGGTGTTATTACCTGACCAGCAGGTAAATATAAACCGGAAAGGGGAAATGAACCTTAATAAAACGATAGATGTAAATGCCGTAGTAGCATGGAAAAACGGCTATACTCAATTTTCTTCTGTCCCCCTTTCTGCAGTTATGCGACAAATAGAAAGATGGTATGATGTAAATGTTCAGTTTGAAGATCATGTCACAGATATAAAATTCACCGGTAAATTAAAACGCAACGAGAATCTTTCTGAATTTCTAAAAATACTAGACCTGAATAATATCAAATATGAAATAAGTAATTCCACAATTATTATCAAAAATCAATAA
- a CDS encoding SusC/RagA family TonB-linked outer membrane protein has product MKTIIVFLLAVSVQLSAKSYSQNVTLKGEKLNIPQIFAAIERQTEYVFFYKDDVLKSTTPVTVNLNNVPVSDALATCLKGQPLSYSIVGHNIIILKSDSPNRNSSASATQQSSLLIKGIVTDEKGTPLTGVTIRIKGTPLGTSTDANGRFQLSVPANSSKILVFSYIGTETVEIPVSNEEPVTVHLKPKANFQQEVVVTAYGIKRQPKELGYAATTISGKELNQAENINATSGLIGKVSGLSIQTQDNNLDPSYKINLRGNRSITGNNSAIIVLDGAVVLPYILSNINPNDIESVNVLKGSAAASLYGASGSNGALVITTKKPVAGKTEINFKTSVQWESISKLPNLQYSYGGWGGESNYVDPVTGQTINVPFENQQFGPKYDGSTVEVGTPKRIFYNDGTYKDTVIKTTFSPKKGSRTDFFQTGITKQYDLSLGTATQNSSTYVAYQRTDRSDIVPGNKLSKNFFKLNGNTKYNILSVDYAVAYTNTNKDEIWNRGSLYSQILNSPAYIDLNWFKSGFFSSPDNYYNAWNDNPWWNLYNFRAKTTDNKLVGNVAAKLAITDNIEASYRLGYSYSALNFKNTGNGWKYSDYEQTNPYNIPGGTQASNRKVLLPTTSGGSTFESRITGDLLLAFKKQLSKNISSKLLVGHSIIKDKYNASAFGANTLAFNDFFNVSSYIGQQSAGESMAEQNQQAAFADLSFGINKYLFLHGSYRFDWTSILTASNRRFSYGSADAAFILSDALPELFNNDVLNFAKVRVAYSQTGQVNLSTISTYGAYLTTPSFNVASNYPFNNNVGYSKNLLAPNPHLKDERTTEIEGGIELSFLKNRINFTGTVFQQRTKNQTIPTQVSPSTGFSAMLVNGGETSNFGVESDIKLTLIDNRSTGLRWDVGANFTYINNKVINLPNNGADLSMTNDAYAVVGHAFPALKVTDFSRDPATGKVIVDGNGYPTRAAAYKLMGSIFQPYRLGLTTSVSYKNFGLTIVADYRGGGVLFNQIGQTLDWTGASEHSTYGDRQRFVFPNSVYDDGSGHYVDNKSRQIANVYQFWQTYSTMGTPYVTSNAFWKLREVVLSYTLPTSLFSGFKTIKGATVAVTGRNLFMWRPSENIWTDPEFNLGGAYNADGTTNTSQTPPTRFIGGSISVRF; this is encoded by the coding sequence ATGAAAACAATCATTGTTTTTCTGTTGGCTGTCAGTGTCCAGCTGAGTGCCAAATCGTATTCTCAGAACGTTACGCTGAAAGGAGAAAAATTGAATATTCCGCAAATATTTGCGGCTATTGAGCGACAGACTGAATACGTCTTCTTTTACAAGGATGATGTACTGAAGTCTACCACTCCTGTCACGGTAAATCTGAATAATGTTCCAGTATCCGATGCGCTGGCCACCTGCTTAAAAGGACAACCACTGAGCTACTCTATTGTAGGACATAACATCATCATATTAAAATCAGATTCACCTAATCGTAATTCCAGTGCTTCCGCTACCCAACAGTCATCGCTGCTTATCAAGGGTATTGTAACGGACGAAAAAGGAACACCATTAACGGGTGTAACAATCAGGATCAAAGGCACTCCACTTGGCACCAGTACAGACGCCAATGGTCGTTTTCAACTTTCTGTCCCTGCCAACAGTTCCAAAATTCTGGTGTTCAGCTATATCGGCACAGAAACAGTAGAAATACCTGTGTCGAACGAAGAGCCTGTTACTGTACATTTAAAGCCCAAGGCCAATTTTCAGCAGGAAGTGGTAGTCACCGCCTATGGCATCAAACGTCAGCCCAAAGAACTGGGATATGCTGCCACCACTATCAGCGGTAAAGAATTAAACCAGGCCGAAAACATCAATGCCACTTCCGGATTAATTGGTAAAGTATCCGGGCTTTCCATTCAAACACAAGACAACAACCTGGACCCCTCCTATAAAATCAACTTACGCGGCAACAGATCTATCACAGGAAATAACTCGGCTATTATTGTACTGGATGGAGCCGTTGTACTCCCCTATATCCTGAGCAATATCAATCCGAATGATATTGAAAGCGTAAACGTACTTAAAGGTAGTGCTGCGGCATCCTTGTATGGTGCCAGCGGTAGTAACGGCGCATTGGTTATTACTACTAAGAAACCGGTTGCTGGTAAAACAGAAATAAACTTTAAAACAAGTGTACAGTGGGAAAGTATTTCCAAACTGCCTAACCTGCAATATAGCTATGGTGGCTGGGGAGGAGAATCCAACTACGTAGATCCGGTAACCGGACAAACCATCAATGTTCCGTTCGAGAACCAGCAATTCGGACCTAAATACGATGGCAGTACAGTAGAGGTAGGAACACCGAAACGGATATTTTATAACGACGGTACCTATAAAGACACGGTAATAAAAACTACTTTCTCTCCGAAAAAAGGATCACGCACCGATTTTTTCCAAACAGGTATTACCAAACAGTATGATCTGTCACTGGGTACAGCTACGCAGAACTCATCGACTTATGTGGCCTACCAGCGAACAGACCGGTCAGATATCGTTCCGGGAAACAAGTTATCGAAGAACTTCTTTAAACTGAATGGAAACACTAAATACAATATCTTAAGTGTAGACTATGCTGTGGCCTATACCAATACCAATAAGGACGAAATCTGGAACAGAGGATCATTATATAGTCAAATCCTGAATTCTCCTGCATACATTGATTTAAACTGGTTTAAAAGCGGATTCTTTTCTTCTCCTGACAATTACTACAATGCCTGGAATGATAATCCCTGGTGGAACCTGTATAACTTCAGGGCAAAAACGACCGATAATAAACTGGTAGGGAATGTAGCAGCAAAACTTGCAATAACTGACAATATAGAAGCGAGTTATCGATTAGGTTACTCCTATAGTGCCCTAAATTTTAAAAACACAGGTAATGGTTGGAAATATTCCGACTACGAGCAAACCAACCCCTATAATATTCCGGGCGGTACCCAGGCCTCCAACAGAAAGGTGCTGTTGCCTACAACAAGTGGTGGATCAACCTTCGAATCACGCATAACAGGCGATTTATTATTGGCATTTAAAAAGCAGCTGTCAAAAAATATTAGCTCAAAACTGTTAGTAGGTCACTCTATCATAAAGGATAAATACAATGCTTCAGCCTTTGGAGCAAACACGCTCGCCTTTAATGATTTCTTTAACGTATCCAGTTATATTGGCCAGCAAAGTGCCGGCGAAAGCATGGCAGAGCAAAATCAGCAGGCAGCATTCGCTGATTTATCTTTCGGCATAAATAAATACCTGTTTTTACACGGCAGTTATCGTTTTGACTGGACTTCCATATTGACGGCTTCCAACAGAAGATTTTCCTATGGATCAGCGGATGCAGCATTTATTCTTTCTGATGCACTGCCGGAGTTATTTAATAATGATGTCCTGAATTTCGCAAAGGTAAGAGTCGCATACAGCCAGACAGGCCAGGTAAATCTAAGCACTATCAGTACTTATGGTGCTTATCTGACCACTCCTTCCTTCAACGTGGCATCTAACTATCCATTTAATAATAATGTGGGTTATAGCAAAAATCTATTGGCTCCCAACCCGCACCTGAAAGATGAGCGGACAACAGAAATAGAAGGAGGTATTGAACTTAGCTTCCTGAAAAACCGTATCAACTTTACAGGAACAGTTTTCCAGCAAAGAACAAAAAATCAAACGATCCCCACCCAGGTATCTCCTTCAACAGGCTTTTCTGCCATGCTGGTGAATGGTGGAGAAACCTCCAACTTCGGTGTTGAATCAGATATCAAATTAACACTCATTGATAACAGGTCTACCGGTTTAAGATGGGATGTGGGCGCCAACTTCACCTATATCAATAATAAAGTAATTAACTTACCTAATAACGGCGCTGATTTGTCGATGACAAATGACGCTTATGCAGTAGTAGGCCATGCTTTCCCGGCTTTAAAAGTAACGGATTTCTCCAGAGACCCTGCCACCGGAAAAGTTATCGTGGACGGTAACGGCTATCCTACACGGGCAGCGGCTTATAAGCTAATGGGGTCCATCTTTCAGCCATATCGCCTGGGCCTGACGACCTCCGTTTCCTACAAGAATTTCGGACTCACTATCGTAGCGGACTACAGAGGTGGCGGTGTATTGTTTAACCAGATTGGACAAACATTAGACTGGACCGGTGCTTCCGAACACTCTACCTATGGTGATCGCCAACGATTTGTATTCCCCAATTCCGTTTATGATGACGGAAGCGGACATTATGTAGATAACAAATCCAGACAAATTGCCAATGTGTACCAGTTCTGGCAGACATATAGCACCATGGGAACACCGTATGTTACCAGCAATGCTTTCTGGAAACTCAGAGAAGTCGTTTTGTCCTATACTTTACCAACATCCCTCTTCAGCGGATTTAAAACTATCAAAGGCGCTACTGTAGCGGTTACCGGAAGGAATCTATTTATGTGGAGACCATCAGAAAATATCTGGACCGATCCCGAATTTAATCTTGGTGGCGCCTATAACGCAGACGGTACTACGAACACATCACAAACGCCGCCTACAAGATTCATCGGTGGAAGCATTAGCGTCAGGTTTTAA